The proteins below are encoded in one region of Micromonospora yangpuensis:
- a CDS encoding penicillin acylase family protein, with amino-acid sequence MPRPTTTRLLAAATTAVGVAALLVATPTPSTATPADATPAAAPATAAAPGDYCLGQCAEILPPGQNGNATLVEILAHQTLGTLPRHSADQLGRYADLVYGYAGLREDQIDRFFHDASFGVPAGQVERSYSPRADVRIVRDRATGVPHVTGTTRGGTMYGAGYAGAEDRLFTMDLLRHVGRGTLTPFAGGAPGNRALEQSVWRTSPYTEADLTAQVEALRAKGPRGQQLYTDVQEYIAGINAYIGVCMSRRNCPGEYVLTGHLDAITNAGGPEPFQLTDLIAIAGVVGGLFGGGGGTEMQSALVRIAARARYGPAEGDRVWAGFRNENDPETVLTLHDGQSFRYGDADPDAPSVVLPDAGTATVEPIFTDPTGSARTTAGTGRGSELAAALSGLTIDPAHRGMSNAAVVSAAHSATGHPIAVFGPQTGYFSPQLLMVQELQGPGISARGAAFAGLNLYVLLGRGQDYAWSATSSVHDITDTYAVPLCTADGSTPTLASNRYRYRGQCLAMEELSRVNRWTPTVADGTPPGSYKLVSWRTRLGLVGWRAMVDGQPHAFTQLRSTYRHEADSAIGFQMFNDPAQMGSAAAFRTSAQNVEYAFNWFYVNSTESGYYNSGLNPLRADGTNPNLPMRADPAYEWQGFDPTTNTARYAPAAAHPQSTDQDYYVSWNNKQAKDFGAADGNFSFGAVHRADLLDRPLKAAIAAGRTFDRASLTELVQRAGLTDLRGAEVLDELIRVLESQPVGDPALAAEIGRLRAWRADGALRVETAKGSRVYRHAEAIRTFDAWWPLLVRAMFRAPLGAELYQALVDTLQVNESPSGHQRGDTSTLPTSASTAQTHKGSAFQYGWWGYVDKDLRAVLGEPVAGGPGRTHCGGGSLTGCRQLLLDTLATAAATPATVTYPGDDSCPAGDQWCADAIVQAPLGGITHATIAWQNRPTYQQVVSFPTQR; translated from the coding sequence ATGCCCCGTCCCACCACCACCCGACTCCTGGCCGCCGCGACCACCGCCGTCGGCGTGGCCGCCCTGCTCGTGGCCACCCCCACCCCGTCCACCGCGACACCCGCCGATGCGACGCCCGCCGCAGCGCCCGCCACCGCCGCCGCGCCCGGGGACTACTGCCTCGGGCAGTGCGCGGAGATCCTGCCGCCGGGCCAGAACGGCAACGCGACCCTGGTCGAGATCCTCGCCCACCAGACCCTCGGCACCCTCCCCCGGCACTCCGCCGACCAGCTCGGCCGCTACGCCGACCTGGTCTACGGCTACGCCGGGCTGCGCGAGGACCAGATCGACCGGTTCTTCCACGACGCCTCCTTCGGGGTCCCGGCCGGACAGGTCGAACGCTCCTACTCACCCCGCGCCGACGTGCGCATCGTGCGGGACCGGGCCACCGGCGTACCGCACGTCACCGGCACCACCCGGGGCGGCACCATGTACGGGGCCGGGTACGCCGGCGCCGAGGACCGGCTGTTCACCATGGACCTGCTCCGGCACGTCGGCCGGGGCACGTTGACCCCGTTCGCCGGGGGCGCACCGGGCAACCGGGCCCTGGAACAGAGCGTCTGGCGCACCTCGCCGTACACCGAGGCCGACCTGACCGCCCAGGTCGAGGCGCTGCGCGCCAAGGGCCCGCGCGGCCAGCAGCTCTACACCGACGTGCAGGAGTACATCGCCGGCATCAACGCCTACATCGGCGTCTGCATGTCCCGCCGCAACTGCCCAGGCGAGTACGTGCTGACCGGGCACCTCGACGCGATCACCAACGCCGGCGGCCCGGAGCCGTTCCAGCTGACCGACCTGATCGCCATCGCCGGGGTGGTGGGTGGCCTCTTCGGCGGCGGAGGTGGCACCGAGATGCAGTCCGCGCTGGTCCGCATCGCCGCCCGGGCCCGCTACGGGCCGGCCGAGGGCGACCGGGTGTGGGCCGGCTTCCGCAACGAGAACGACCCCGAGACGGTGCTGACCCTGCACGACGGGCAGAGCTTCCGCTACGGCGACGCCGACCCGGACGCGCCGAGCGTGGTGCTGCCCGACGCCGGCACCGCCACCGTCGAACCGATCTTCACCGACCCGACCGGCTCCGCCCGTACCACCGCCGGCACCGGACGCGGCTCCGAGCTGGCCGCCGCGCTGTCCGGGCTGACCATCGACCCGGCGCACCGGGGAATGTCCAACGCGGCCGTGGTCTCCGCCGCACACTCCGCCACCGGCCACCCGATCGCGGTCTTCGGCCCGCAGACCGGCTACTTCTCGCCGCAGTTGCTCATGGTGCAGGAACTGCAGGGCCCCGGCATCAGCGCCCGGGGGGCCGCGTTCGCCGGGCTCAACCTGTACGTGCTGCTCGGTCGGGGACAGGACTACGCCTGGAGCGCCACCTCGTCGGTGCACGACATCACCGACACCTACGCGGTGCCGCTCTGCACCGCCGACGGCAGTACCCCCACCCTGGCCAGCAACCGGTACCGGTACCGGGGGCAGTGCCTGGCCATGGAGGAGCTGTCCCGGGTCAACCGGTGGACCCCGACGGTCGCCGACGGCACGCCGCCCGGGTCGTACAAGCTGGTCTCCTGGCGGACCCGGCTCGGCCTGGTCGGCTGGCGGGCCATGGTGGACGGCCAACCGCACGCCTTCACCCAGCTGCGCTCCACCTACCGGCACGAGGCCGACTCAGCGATCGGCTTCCAGATGTTCAACGACCCCGCCCAGATGGGCTCCGCGGCGGCCTTCCGCACCTCGGCCCAGAACGTCGAGTACGCGTTCAACTGGTTCTACGTCAACTCCACCGAGTCGGGGTACTACAACTCGGGCCTCAACCCGTTGCGCGCCGACGGTACGAACCCGAACCTGCCGATGCGGGCCGACCCGGCGTACGAGTGGCAGGGTTTCGACCCGACGACGAACACCGCCCGCTACGCGCCCGCCGCCGCCCACCCGCAGTCGACCGACCAGGACTACTACGTCAGCTGGAACAACAAGCAGGCGAAGGACTTCGGTGCGGCCGACGGCAACTTCAGCTTCGGCGCGGTGCACCGCGCCGACCTGCTCGACCGGCCGTTGAAGGCGGCGATCGCGGCGGGGCGCACCTTCGACCGGGCCTCGCTGACCGAGCTGGTGCAGCGGGCCGGCCTGACCGACCTGCGCGGGGCCGAGGTGCTCGACGAGCTGATCCGGGTGCTGGAGAGCCAACCCGTCGGTGACCCCGCGCTGGCCGCCGAGATCGGTCGACTCAGGGCGTGGCGGGCCGACGGCGCGCTGCGGGTGGAGACCGCCAAGGGCAGCCGGGTGTACCGGCACGCCGAGGCGATCCGGACCTTCGACGCCTGGTGGCCGCTGCTGGTCCGGGCGATGTTCCGGGCCCCGCTCGGCGCGGAGCTCTACCAGGCGCTCGTCGACACCCTCCAGGTCAACGAGTCACCCTCCGGCCACCAGCGGGGCGACACCTCCACCCTGCCCACCTCGGCCAGCACCGCCCAGACCCACAAGGGCTCGGCTTTCCAGTACGGCTGGTGGGGCTATGTCGACAAGGACCTGCGTGCGGTGCTCGGCGAGCCGGTGGCCGGCGGTCCGGGGCGTACCCACTGCGGTGGGGGCAGCCTGACCGGCTGCCGGCAGCTGCTGCTCGACACCCTGGCCACGGCGGCGGCGACCCCGGCGACCGTCACCTACCCCGGCGACGACAGCTGCCCCGCAGGCGACCAGTGGTGCGCCGACGCGATCGTCCAGGCGCCGCTGGGCGGCATCACCCACGCCACCATCGCCTGGCAGAACCGCCCCACCTACCAGCAGGTCGTCTCCTTCCCCACCCAACGGTAA
- a CDS encoding Rieske (2Fe-2S) protein: protein MSDDQVFDAPVTQTRRTLLAGAGALGAAVVLTACGSDRPTATTDNEPDGDGSTGGDGSPGDGAAVLAKTADIPVGGGKVFAPQGVVVTQPTAGEFKAFDPICTHQNCPVSNVDGGTINCTCHGSKFSITDGSVQGGPATRPLAAKEVTVSGEDITLA from the coding sequence ATGAGTGACGACCAGGTGTTCGACGCCCCGGTCACGCAGACGCGGCGGACCCTGCTGGCGGGGGCCGGTGCCCTCGGGGCGGCCGTCGTGCTGACCGCCTGCGGCAGCGACCGGCCCACCGCGACCACCGACAACGAGCCCGACGGCGACGGCTCCACCGGGGGCGACGGTTCCCCCGGCGACGGCGCGGCGGTGCTGGCCAAGACCGCCGACATCCCGGTCGGCGGCGGGAAGGTCTTCGCCCCGCAGGGCGTGGTCGTCACCCAACCCACCGCGGGGGAGTTCAAGGCCTTCGACCCGATCTGTACCCACCAGAACTGCCCGGTGTCCAACGTCGACGGCGGCACCATCAACTGCACCTGCCACGGCAGCAAGTTCTCCATCACCGACGGCTCGGTCCAGGGCGGCCCGGCCACCAGGCCGCTGGCCGCCAAGGAGGTCACCGTCTCCGGCGAGGACATCACCCTGGCCTAG